The stretch of DNA CTGAGAAACTAACCATTTCATTCCCTCATCAATAGTTGGTGCATTCAACTGCATGTATGCAGGTGTAACCGGGCCGAGACCCATACCCTTCATTTTTTCTGCAGTAAAATCGACTACTTTTTTGTTGTAATCTAGCTTGCTTCCGTGTCCTATTACAATTACTCCGGTTTTCATTTATTGTATCCCCTTTTTTGTCACATGCCTTTCGGCATTGGCTGAAATATGTCTCGTCTATTAAACCTTTCAGGCTGGATTGCAACCGATTAAAAAGATAGGCTGCAATTAGATTAAGAATGTGCAAACGCAGCAACTAATGAATCTAACATTGAACTGTATGTTGCATCTTTTGGAACGATATCTACCTTTATGCCTAATGATTCCAAACGCTCTTTTGTTGGATATCCTATAGCAGCTACAGTAGCAGAATTTATTTTACTTACTGCCTCATCAGATAAACTGCACACAGCTTCGATGAATGAAGATGCAGAAAGGGCTGAAGTGAAGGCAAATGCGTCTATCTCTCCAGCTAATGTCATTCTGGCCAGGTTCATAAGGTCTTCATCCTTTGTTTTCATCAGACGATAGACTGGTATGTCAGTAACATTAGCTCCTGCATCTGTGAGACCCTGCGAAAGAATTTTATCACCATGGTCTGACCTCAAAATATACACATTCTTGCCTTTTACTTTTCCAGACAGCGATTCAACTATTCCTCTGGATGAATATTCAGACGGAATTTCAGAAACATGTATGTTAAGATTAGAAAGAGCTCCAGCACTTACTGGACCTATAGCAATAATATTTGTTTCAGAAATAAGTTTTATAAAATCATCTTGCGACATGAAGTCTGAAGAAAGAGAGATCATTGCCTCTGCACCGTTTGTACTGGTTATTATCAAATAATCTACTAATGATTTGGACAGATTATCAATGAATTCAGCATATTGCTGAGATCTATTGAAGACTATTTCCACTGGTGATGCACAGACTGGATTGAATCCTGCAGACCTGGCCATTTGTTCTGATTTATCCAGACGATTTTTTGGGCGCATCACAGCAAGTGTCTTCATCTTAAATCCTCCAGAATGTCATGCAGAGCTGCTACTTTTCCAACTACAACTACTGCAGGAGCAGTGATCTTGTTGTCTTCGCAGATATCAGCGATCGTAGAGATATTGCCCAATACCGAACGCTGAGCAGGAGTTGATGCCGCATGAACTACTGCAACAGGGATCTCGGAATCCATTCCAAAACCTACAAGCTTCTGCATAGTTTCCCTTAAATTAGATACACCCATCATGATAACAAGTGTTCCTTTAGTTTTGGCTAGAGATTCCCAGTCTACTGCTTCAGCATTGCCGTCTTTTGAATGCCCAGTTACAAAAGTAACGTATGATGCATAATCCCTGTGAGTGACTGGAATGCCAGCTAATGCCGGACCTGCAATTGCAGAAGTCACTCCGGGAACTACCTGAACTTTTACACCAGCATCTATGAGTTCTTGGGCTTCCTCCCCGCCTCTGCCAAACATAAAGGGATCTCCGCCTTTGAGTCTGACAACTATTTTATTTTCTTTAGCTTTTGAAACTAATATCTGATTGATGGAATCTTGTTCGGCCTTGTGGAAGCCGCCTTTTTTTCCTACATCGATTAATTCCGCCCCGCTTTTTATCTCTTTTAACAGATCTGGACCAGCTAATTGATCATACACTACTACATCGGCATTCCTCAAAAGCTCCAATCCTTTTACAGTTATTAGTTTAGAATCTCCAGGGCCGGCACCAACAAGATAGACTACGCCTTCAGACATATCATTCACCACATATACCGCAGCGCAGTTCATCCGCTACAGATTTTATATCATTATCATCATTAATTTTCTGAGAGATTCTGACGATGCTGTTATCTGAAACAGCAACGGCTGTTACCCTTGAGCCGCCGTTTGTTGCATGAATCCCCACAGGTATGGAACATCCAGATCCAAGTTCGCAGAGAATTTTTCTCTCTACATCTACATCTTTTCTAGTAATATCATCATTCAGTCTAGAGAGTACTGGCAGATGAGGAGAGTTCTCTGCACACACTACTGCAATGGCTCCCTGTCCTGCAGCTGGAACAAACACTTCAGGATCCAGAATATGATAATTTTCCTGAAGATTAAGTCTTTCCAAACCTGCTCTTGCCAGTATTATTGCATCATAGTCTCCGCGTTTCCATTTATCTAATCTAGTATGGACATTGCCTCTCAGATCTTTGATCTCAATATCTGGACGGATATTGTGAAGTATTGCTGCTCTGCGTACACTTGACGTTCCAACCACAGCACCATCTGGAAGCTCCTCCAAAGGAAAATCCGACAGCAGAACATCTTCAACAGGACCGCGCGGCAGGACTGCAGCTAATACGGTGCCTTCTGCATCTTCAGACGGCATATCTTTCAGACTGTTGACTGCAAGATCTATTTCACCAGATACGATCATTGCATCAAGTTCTCGGACAAACGCTCCAATGCCAAACGACCGGAGCGGTTTATCTATTATTTTATCTCCAGAAGTATTGATCTTTTTTATTTCAATATACTCACCAGCAAGCAGTGATACAACGATGTTTGTTTGAGCCATAGCTAAGGAGCTGCTGCGCGTTCCGAGTATCACCTTAGCACCTCCGACATTACCTTAAAAAATGCATCGGCTGTCCTGCTGATATCAGATGATGTATGCGCTGTAGAGACAAAACTCGTCTCATACTGTGATGGAGGGACGTAAATGCCTTCATCCAACAGACCCTGGAAAAGCTTCATAAAACCAGCAGAATCACAGGTTAATGCATCTGCATAATTCTCAACCGGCTTAGAAGTCAGAAATATCTGAAACATTGACCCGATACCTTGGACTACATGAGGTATGTTTAGTTCAGAGGCTACTTTATCGAGTGAAGTTCTCATCAACTCTCCTAATGAATTTAAATCACTATAGTTTATTTTTTCTAAGCATTTTATTGCAGCAATGCCGGCACTCATAGACAACGGATTGCCTGCAAACGTTCCAGCCTGATATACAGGCCCAACTGGGGAGATGGAGGACATTATTTCTGAAGAAGCACCGAATACACCGATAGGCAGACCTCCACCTATGATTTTTCCTAAAGTTGTGATATCTGGCTTTACGTTGTAATATTCCTGAGCTCCTCCCAATGAAAGTCTAAATCCTGTAATAACCTCATCAAATATCAGAAGAGAGTCATTAGTGATTGTTACTTCCCTCAGTCCTTTCAGGTAATCCTTCTTAGGCAATATCGGACCTGTGTTTCCCATTACAGGTTCGGTAATCACTGCCGCAATTTCTCCACGATTTGATTTGAATGCCTCCTCAATTGCATTTAAATCATTGAATGGAACTAAAATAGTATTTCTTGTGGATTCTTCAGGTATTCCTGCAGAATTAGGAACGCTATGTGTTAATGCTCCTGATCCAGCTTTTACAAGCACAGAATCGTGTGCGCCGTGGAATCCTCCCTCCATTTTAATTATTTTCTTTTTGCCTGTATATCCCCTGGCCAGCCGTATAGCATGCATTGTGGCCTCAGTTCCAGTGCTAACAGGCCTCAGC from Candidatus Methanomassiliicoccus intestinalis Issoire-Mx1 encodes:
- the cobA gene encoding uroporphyrinogen-III C-methyltransferase, with protein sequence MNCAAVYVVNDMSEGVVYLVGAGPGDSKLITVKGLELLRNADVVVYDQLAGPDLLKEIKSGAELIDVGKKGGFHKAEQDSINQILVSKAKENKIVVRLKGGDPFMFGRGGEEAQELIDAGVKVQVVPGVTSAIAGPALAGIPVTHRDYASYVTFVTGHSKDGNAEAVDWESLAKTKGTLVIMMGVSNLRETMQKLVGFGMDSEIPVAVVHAASTPAQRSVLGNISTIADICEDNKITAPAVVVVGKVAALHDILEDLR
- the hemC gene encoding hydroxymethylbilane synthase, translated to MILGTRSSSLAMAQTNIVVSLLAGEYIEIKKINTSGDKIIDKPLRSFGIGAFVRELDAMIVSGEIDLAVNSLKDMPSEDAEGTVLAAVLPRGPVEDVLLSDFPLEELPDGAVVGTSSVRRAAILHNIRPDIEIKDLRGNVHTRLDKWKRGDYDAIILARAGLERLNLQENYHILDPEVFVPAAGQGAIAVVCAENSPHLPVLSRLNDDITRKDVDVERKILCELGSGCSIPVGIHATNGGSRVTAVAVSDNSIVRISQKINDDNDIKSVADELRCGICGE
- the hemL gene encoding glutamate-1-semialdehyde 2,1-aminomutase — its product is MTSERSKSLYEKSSALLPGGVSSPVRAFKPYPRFIKSGKGSRIIDVDDNEYIDYCMAFGPLILGHSNDVISSAVAEQLSKGTLFGAPSELEIEFAESVCRHFPSIEMLRPVSTGTEATMHAIRLARGYTGKKKIIKMEGGFHGAHDSVLVKAGSGALTHSVPNSAGIPEESTRNTILVPFNDLNAIEEAFKSNRGEIAAVITEPVMGNTGPILPKKDYLKGLREVTITNDSLLIFDEVITGFRLSLGGAQEYYNVKPDITTLGKIIGGGLPIGVFGASSEIMSSISPVGPVYQAGTFAGNPLSMSAGIAAIKCLEKINYSDLNSLGELMRTSLDKVASELNIPHVVQGIGSMFQIFLTSKPVENYADALTCDSAGFMKLFQGLLDEGIYVPPSQYETSFVSTAHTSSDISRTADAFFKVMSEVLR
- a CDS encoding uroporphyrinogen-III synthase; the encoded protein is MKTLAVMRPKNRLDKSEQMARSAGFNPVCASPVEIVFNRSQQYAEFIDNLSKSLVDYLIITSTNGAEAMISLSSDFMSQDDFIKLISETNIIAIGPVSAGALSNLNIHVSEIPSEYSSRGIVESLSGKVKGKNVYILRSDHGDKILSQGLTDAGANVTDIPVYRLMKTKDEDLMNLARMTLAGEIDAFAFTSALSASSFIEAVCSLSDEAVSKINSATVAAIGYPTKERLESLGIKVDIVPKDATYSSMLDSLVAAFAHS